CAGCGCTTGTGGAAAGCGCGCCGAAAGCGCCTCGGCGAGCCGCCGTTCGGCGCCGAGATCGGCATCGGTCACCAGATCGTCGGGCGCGGTCTTGGTGCGGATCCCCTCGGCAGTGACGCCGAGGAAGCGGGGCAGGATTTCCCCCTCCGCCGCCCGTCGCATATCCTCCATCAGCGCGCGGAGGAGCGCATCGGAAATCTCCCTCACCTCTGGCGCGCCTCGATATAGGCCTTGAGCGCGGCCGGCTGGTCGGTCTGGATGACGCTGATGCCTGATGCCATCATCCGGCCCCAGATCGCATCCGGATCGGCAAGCGCTGCTCTGTCCGTGAGGCCGCAGCAGGAGACGGGATCGAGCGAGTTGACCCAGAGCGAGATGCCGGCCTCGCGCAGGCGCTGGTGCTGGCCGGCCAGCGTCTCCAGCCGGTCGAACTTGGCTTCGCACATGAAAGGTTTTATCGAGAGGACCGTCTCGGCGGTCTGGTCGGCGCTGTCGGCCCGGAAGAAGGCCTGACCCATGAAGGGAATGCCGTCGATGCCGCTTTGCCGGGCGAGCCAGGCGAGCGCCTCCGGCGTATCGGCCCGGGCCTTGAGATCGACCTGGTCTTCCATGCCCATGTCCTTGACCTTGGCGGCGACGGTGCTCATCAATTCAAGGTGCTTGATATCGAGATCGACGAAGATGCGGCCGCGCACGGTTTCGAGCACCTGTTCCAGCGTCGGAACGGTCTCCGTCGTAAACGGCTGGTCCGGCCCGCCATCGGCCATGCGCAGCCTGAGACTGGTGATCTCGGCGATCGTCATTTCCTCGGGGATACGGTCGACGCCGGCCATCCGCTCCAGCGTATCGTCATGCAGTATGAACAGCACGCCGTCAGCGCTCTGGCGGATGTCCACTTCGACGATGTCGTAGCCGCCGGCAATCGCGTTCTCGATGGCGGCAAGGCTGTTTTCGGGAGCCTGATGCCAGGCGCCGCGATGGGCGGCGATGGCACAGGGACGCGATGGGTCGGCAATGTGGTCGATGTATTTCATGGGATTTCCTTCAATTCGCGCCGAATGCGCTTGGTATGGCCCTGCCGCTCGCCGGATCGAAAAGATGCAGGCGGGAGTCCGGGAAATGGAGGGAGAGCTGGCCGTGGTCGGAAACGTCGGCGCCGAAGGGTGTGGCGATCCTGACGATGGCGCCCGCAAGCTCGGCGGCGAGCACCGCATGCGAGCCGAGATCCTCGCGGAAACGCAAAGTGGATGTGAGCTTATGTCCGTCTGCCTTGGCGTCGAGAAGGACTTCTTCCGGCCGGATACCGAGCTGATAGGCGCCGGTGAGCCGCGCCTCAGCCACCACTTGCCCGTCGGCGAGCCTGAGGACCGCGCCATCTCCGGTGACAGGCAGGATGTTCATCGGCGGCGCGCCGATGAATTTCGCGACGAAGACCGAGGCCGGATGATGATAGATCGCCTTCGGCGTATCGAATTGCTCGATCCGGCCCTTGTTGAGGATCAGGATACGGTCGGCGAGCGTCATCGCCTCCACCTGGTCATGGGTGACGAAGACGGTGGTGGCGCCGATGCGCCGGTGGAGTTCGGCAAGCTCGACGCGCATGTCGTGTCGCAGCTGCGCATCGAGATTGGAGAGCGGCTCGTCGAACAGGAG
This Rhizobium acidisoli DNA region includes the following protein-coding sequences:
- a CDS encoding glycerophosphodiester phosphodiesterase family protein, which translates into the protein MKYIDHIADPSRPCAIAAHRGAWHQAPENSLAAIENAIAGGYDIVEVDIRQSADGVLFILHDDTLERMAGVDRIPEEMTIAEITSLRLRMADGGPDQPFTTETVPTLEQVLETVRGRIFVDLDIKHLELMSTVAAKVKDMGMEDQVDLKARADTPEALAWLARQSGIDGIPFMGQAFFRADSADQTAETVLSIKPFMCEAKFDRLETLAGQHQRLREAGISLWVNSLDPVSCCGLTDRAALADPDAIWGRMMASGISVIQTDQPAALKAYIEARQR
- a CDS encoding ABC transporter ATP-binding protein, whose product is MTAIDMAIRAAAANITLSGVTKAYDSDTTVIPPMDVELGAGEFTVVLGPSGCGKSTLLQMIAGLERVSGGAIAFGDREVQDLEPKHRGCAMVFQNYALYPHMSVFDNIAYSLKVSGMAKAERIERVGAVAKMLGLSDYLARKPGQLSGGQRQRVAIGRAIVREPGVLLFDEPLSNLDAQLRHDMRVELAELHRRIGATTVFVTHDQVEAMTLADRILILNKGRIEQFDTPKAIYHHPASVFVAKFIGAPPMNILPVTGDGAVLRLADGQVVAEARLTGAYQLGIRPEEVLLDAKADGHKLTSTLRFREDLGSHAVLAAELAGAIVRIATPFGADVSDHGQLSLHFPDSRLHLFDPASGRAIPSAFGAN